The following proteins are encoded in a genomic region of Syngnathus acus chromosome 22, fSynAcu1.2, whole genome shotgun sequence:
- the LOC119116169 gene encoding tatD DNase domain containing 3-like isoform X1 produces the protein MHGFLDCHCHISAADFDKDIETVIEHSKQAGLLALLAVAEHAGEFDKIIALSKRFPGFVLPCLGVHPVQEVSSDQHRSASLQDLDAALPLIDKYKDQLVAIGEVGLDFTPRYVKSESDKESQREVLIRQARLAKELDLPLNVHSRSAGRPTIQLLKEQGVEKVLLHAFDGKPSVAMEGVKAGYFFSIPPSIVRSEQKQKLVKQLPLENMCLETDSPALGPEKQVRNEPKNIIVAAEYISVVKGVSVEEVMQVTTRNAFRLFPKLKSAIKL, from the exons ATGCATGGCTTCCTCGATTGCCACTGTCACATCTCTGCGGCAGATTTTGACAAG GACATAGAAACTGTTATTGAGCACTCTAAACAG GCTGGACTGTTAGCATTGTTAGCCGTAGCCGAGCATGCAGGGGAATTTGACAAGATCATTGCGTTGTCGAAGAG GTTCCCAGGGTTTGTGTTGCCCTGCCTGGGAGTCCATCCCGTTCAGGAAGTATCTTCAGACCAACACAGAAGTGCTTCCCTACAG GACCTAGATGCAGCGCTTCCTCTCATCGACAAATACAAAGACCAGCTCGTGGCCATTGGAGAG GTCGGTTTGGATTTTACACCCAGGTATGTGAAGAGCGAGTCCGACAAAGAGAGCCAAAGAGAGGTTCTGATCCGCCAGGCGCGTCTAGCCAAAGAGCTGGACCTCCCTCT aAATGTTCACTCGCGTTCGGCAGGTAGACCCACTATCCAGCTCTTGAAAGAGCAAG gTGTGGAAAAAGTTCTCCTTCACGCCTTTGATGGGAAGCCATCAGTGGCCATGGAGGGGGTGAAGGCGGGATACTTCTTCTCCATCCCGCCGTCCATCGTACGCAGCGAGCAA AAGCAGAAACTTGTGAAACAGTTGCCTCTAGAGAATATGTGCCTGGAAACGGACTCGCCCGCACTCGGCCCAGAGAAGCAG gtgagaaacGAGCCCAAGAACATCATTGTTGCGGCCGAGTATATCAGCGTCGTTAAAGGCGTATCGGTGGAGGAGGTGATGCAGGTGACCACGAGGAACGCATTCCGGCTCTTTCCCAAGTTAAAGTCAGCCATCAAATTGTGA
- the LOC119116169 gene encoding tatD DNase domain containing 3-like isoform X4 — protein sequence MHGFLDCHCHISAADFDKDIETVIEHSKQAGLLALLAVAEHAGEFDKIIALSKRFPGFVLPCLGVHPVQEVSSDQHRSASLQDLDAALPLIDKYKDQLVAIGEVGLDFTPRYVKSESDKESQREVLIRQARLAKELDLPLNVHSRSAGRPTIQLLKEQGVEKVLLHAFDGKPSVAMEGVKAGYFFSIPPSIVRSEQVRVLTIHSFRESFPSISAETCETVASREYVPGNGLARTRPREAGEKRAQEHHCCGRVYQRR from the exons ATGCATGGCTTCCTCGATTGCCACTGTCACATCTCTGCGGCAGATTTTGACAAG GACATAGAAACTGTTATTGAGCACTCTAAACAG GCTGGACTGTTAGCATTGTTAGCCGTAGCCGAGCATGCAGGGGAATTTGACAAGATCATTGCGTTGTCGAAGAG GTTCCCAGGGTTTGTGTTGCCCTGCCTGGGAGTCCATCCCGTTCAGGAAGTATCTTCAGACCAACACAGAAGTGCTTCCCTACAG GACCTAGATGCAGCGCTTCCTCTCATCGACAAATACAAAGACCAGCTCGTGGCCATTGGAGAG GTCGGTTTGGATTTTACACCCAGGTATGTGAAGAGCGAGTCCGACAAAGAGAGCCAAAGAGAGGTTCTGATCCGCCAGGCGCGTCTAGCCAAAGAGCTGGACCTCCCTCT aAATGTTCACTCGCGTTCGGCAGGTAGACCCACTATCCAGCTCTTGAAAGAGCAAG gTGTGGAAAAAGTTCTCCTTCACGCCTTTGATGGGAAGCCATCAGTGGCCATGGAGGGGGTGAAGGCGGGATACTTCTTCTCCATCCCGCCGTCCATCGTACGCAGCGAGCAAGTGCGTGTCCTTACAATACACTCATTTCGGGAAAGTTTCCCATCAATTTCAG CAGAAACTTGTGAAACAGTTGCCTCTAGAGAATATGTGCCTGGAAACGGACTCGCCCGCACTCGGCCCAGAGAAGCAG gtgagaaacGAGCCCAAGAACATCATTGTTGCGGCCGAGTATATCAGCGTCGTTAA
- the LOC119116169 gene encoding tatD DNase domain containing 3-like isoform X3, producing MHGFLDCHCHISAADFDKDIETVIEHSKQAGLLALLAVAEHAGEFDKIIALSKRFPGFVLPCLGVHPVQEVSSDQHRSASLQDLDAALPLIDKYKDQLVAIGEVGLDFTPRYVKSESDKESQREVLIRQARLAKELDLPLNVHSRSAGRPTIQLLKEQGVEKVLLHAFDGKPSVAMEGVKAGYFFSIPPSIVRSEQVRVLTIHSFRESFPSISEAETCETVASREYVPGNGLARTRPREAGEKRAQEHHCCGRVYQRR from the exons ATGCATGGCTTCCTCGATTGCCACTGTCACATCTCTGCGGCAGATTTTGACAAG GACATAGAAACTGTTATTGAGCACTCTAAACAG GCTGGACTGTTAGCATTGTTAGCCGTAGCCGAGCATGCAGGGGAATTTGACAAGATCATTGCGTTGTCGAAGAG GTTCCCAGGGTTTGTGTTGCCCTGCCTGGGAGTCCATCCCGTTCAGGAAGTATCTTCAGACCAACACAGAAGTGCTTCCCTACAG GACCTAGATGCAGCGCTTCCTCTCATCGACAAATACAAAGACCAGCTCGTGGCCATTGGAGAG GTCGGTTTGGATTTTACACCCAGGTATGTGAAGAGCGAGTCCGACAAAGAGAGCCAAAGAGAGGTTCTGATCCGCCAGGCGCGTCTAGCCAAAGAGCTGGACCTCCCTCT aAATGTTCACTCGCGTTCGGCAGGTAGACCCACTATCCAGCTCTTGAAAGAGCAAG gTGTGGAAAAAGTTCTCCTTCACGCCTTTGATGGGAAGCCATCAGTGGCCATGGAGGGGGTGAAGGCGGGATACTTCTTCTCCATCCCGCCGTCCATCGTACGCAGCGAGCAAGTGCGTGTCCTTACAATACACTCATTTCGGGAAAGTTTCCCATCAATTTCAG AAGCAGAAACTTGTGAAACAGTTGCCTCTAGAGAATATGTGCCTGGAAACGGACTCGCCCGCACTCGGCCCAGAGAAGCAG gtgagaaacGAGCCCAAGAACATCATTGTTGCGGCCGAGTATATCAGCGTCGTTAA
- the LOC119116169 gene encoding tatD DNase domain containing 3-like isoform X2 has product MHGFLDCHCHISAADFDKDIETVIEHSKQAGLLALLAVAEHAGEFDKIIALSKRFPGFVLPCLGVHPVQEVSSDQHRSASLQDLDAALPLIDKYKDQLVAIGEVGLDFTPRYVKSESDKESQREVLIRQARLAKELDLPLNVHSRSAGRPTIQLLKEQGVEKVLLHAFDGKPSVAMEGVKAGYFFSIPPSIVRSEQQKLVKQLPLENMCLETDSPALGPEKQVRNEPKNIIVAAEYISVVKGVSVEEVMQVTTRNAFRLFPKLKSAIKL; this is encoded by the exons ATGCATGGCTTCCTCGATTGCCACTGTCACATCTCTGCGGCAGATTTTGACAAG GACATAGAAACTGTTATTGAGCACTCTAAACAG GCTGGACTGTTAGCATTGTTAGCCGTAGCCGAGCATGCAGGGGAATTTGACAAGATCATTGCGTTGTCGAAGAG GTTCCCAGGGTTTGTGTTGCCCTGCCTGGGAGTCCATCCCGTTCAGGAAGTATCTTCAGACCAACACAGAAGTGCTTCCCTACAG GACCTAGATGCAGCGCTTCCTCTCATCGACAAATACAAAGACCAGCTCGTGGCCATTGGAGAG GTCGGTTTGGATTTTACACCCAGGTATGTGAAGAGCGAGTCCGACAAAGAGAGCCAAAGAGAGGTTCTGATCCGCCAGGCGCGTCTAGCCAAAGAGCTGGACCTCCCTCT aAATGTTCACTCGCGTTCGGCAGGTAGACCCACTATCCAGCTCTTGAAAGAGCAAG gTGTGGAAAAAGTTCTCCTTCACGCCTTTGATGGGAAGCCATCAGTGGCCATGGAGGGGGTGAAGGCGGGATACTTCTTCTCCATCCCGCCGTCCATCGTACGCAGCGAGCAA CAGAAACTTGTGAAACAGTTGCCTCTAGAGAATATGTGCCTGGAAACGGACTCGCCCGCACTCGGCCCAGAGAAGCAG gtgagaaacGAGCCCAAGAACATCATTGTTGCGGCCGAGTATATCAGCGTCGTTAAAGGCGTATCGGTGGAGGAGGTGATGCAGGTGACCACGAGGAACGCATTCCGGCTCTTTCCCAAGTTAAAGTCAGCCATCAAATTGTGA